The DNA window CGACGCCACCCGCTTCGAGCCGGTGCCGCTGGACTCCCCCGGCGTCTACGGTGCCATGGCCGGGCTGTTCTCCACCGTGGACGACGTCGCCGCCTGGGCCCGGTTCCTCGCCGCGGCCGACGCCCCCGACGCCGCGTCACGGGAGGCCGGCCCCCTGGCCACCGCCTCCCGCCGCGAGATGCAGCAGCTGCATCGCCACCATCCGCTGCCCGCCCTGCCGGCCGATTTCGAGGATCCGGCCCTCCTCTCCCCCGGTTTCGAACGGGTGCGCGGCTACGGGTTCGGCCTGGTCGTCGAGCACTTCCCCGATCTCGGGGACGTTGTCTCCCACTCCGGCGGCTACCCGGGATACGGGTCCTTCATGGTGTGGCACCGCGACTCCGGGGTGGGCGTCGTGGCGCTCGCGAACTCGAAGTACGCCCCGGCCACCTCTCTGTCGATGCAGGCGCTGCGCCTGCTGCAGCGGGAGCTGCCGGCGCTGCTGGCCCGTCGGCCCCTGGAGGCCGCCCCGCGCACCCTCGAGGCGGGCGACGCGGCGCTGACCTGGCTGCACGGTGGCGAGGAGGCGGTCGCCGACTCCTGGTTCGCGGACACCATGGACCTCGACGTCTCGCGGGCGGAGCGTCGGCGTCGTCTCGAGGCGGCTCTGGCCACGGCGGGGCTCGAGGCGAGCGCGATCGCGGCGCTGCGCGCTCAGGACGCCGAGGTGCTGAGCCGTGCCCGCCTGCGCTGGACGGTGCGGGGCAGCGGCACGACCGCGGCCGGCCATCCGCTGTCGCTGCGGATCGAGCTGCTCATGGACCCCCGCGGCTCGGCGCTGATCCAGTCCCTGGACACGATCGCGGTGGCGGTCGGCTGAGCGCCGGCCGAGCCAGCCCGCCGATCCCTCGTCAGGAGGTCGCGGGGCCCTCTCCGTCGGATGCCCCCGGCACCAGACCGGAACCGCCGTCGACCTCGCCGGAGGACGCGACGACACCGCTGACGGCACCGCCGCCCTCGTCGAGCGGCGCGGCGGCCGAGGGATTGTTGAAGACCGCCAGCAGGATGATGGCCACCAGGGCGCCCAGCACGAGCGCCGAGGCGGATCCCAGCACGATCGCGATCATCGTGCTGCGCCGGGACGACTGGTTCTGCCCGGTGCTGCCGGTCGTGGTCTGGGTGCGCGTGTACGGATGCGGGGTGAACGGGGCGCTCGGCGGCGACCCGGCGCCCTGGGGCTGCGGCGCCCCCGCGGCCTGGGGCGGTGTCTGCTGCGCCCATTGCGGGCCGGTCTGCGGCGAGGCCGAGGGGGAGCTGAAGCCCTGCTGGACCCGTCCGGACCGGATCGCCTCCATCGACGGGCCGGAGGATGTCGCCGCCGGACGCTGCGGGCGGGACGCGCCGGGGGCGTTCGCGGGCATCGGCTCGAGCGTGTCCACGAACTGCAGCGGCGTGCCGTCGGCGTGGGTGAGCGGGTAGCCCCGCGGCACGCGCGGCAGGTCCCGGCGCACCGAGTCGGCGTCCTGGTAGCGGTCCTCGGGCTGCGCCGCGACCAGGCGACGGATCACCGCGGAGAGCTTCGGGGTGACGCCCTGCAGGTGCTGGTTCAGCTCCTCGGGCCGGAACGAGCCGTCGTGCAGCTTGATCGGACCGTTCAGCGCGACCATCGCCACCACCCCGGCGGCGTACAGGTCGTGGGAGGGGGCAGGCTCGGCCATCGAGAACAGCTCGGGCGCCATGTACCCCGGGGTGCCGTTGACCATGCCGACGTGCGTGAAGCGCACATCGGTCTCGTGAACCGCGATCCCGAAGTCGGCCAGCCTCGAGGCGGGGAAGGCGTTCCCTCGCGCCTCGAACATGATGTTCGCGGGCTTCACGTCGCGGTGGATCCAGCCCTCGGCGTGGATGTGGGAGAGGCCGTCGAGCAGCTGGTCGAGGATGACCACCACGGCCGGCTCGGCGAGCCGGCCCTTCTTCTTCACCACGGATTCGAGGGTGCCGCCGGAGACCAGCGGCATCGCGATCACCACGTGCTCGTCCTCGGCTCCCCAGCCGTACGGGGTGAGCAGATGCGGATGATCGAAGCTGACGCCCTTCTCGCGCACGAAGCGCATGAGATCGGCCGAGTCCCGCTGGCGCAGCACCTTCGCCGCGCAGAGCTTCTCCGTCTTCGAGTCCCAGGCGCGCCAGACGGACCCGGAACCGCCCTTGGCGATCAGGTCGATGAGCGCGAAGCGCCCGACAATAACGTCAGCCATGATCTTTCCAGCATAACCTCAGGATGCTGGGCGGCGTTATGCTGACGATGCTCTGTGCGTCCCCGGCCACCATCGCGATCGGCCCGGGACATCCGACCGATGACTCGAGGGGGTATGCGCGATGGATGTCGTCCTCGCCTCCCCGACCGTCGCAGGAGCCACCTTCTGGGACCCGGTCCCCTTCTCCTGGCCGATCCTGCTGATCCTGGCCGCCATCTGCCTGCTGCTGACCCTGGCGTTCGTGGTGTGGACGGTGCTGCAGCCGGAGGAGCCCGCGGTGGACACCACCGCCCTGGTGGACGACGCCGTCCGGAAGGACCGCGAGCGGGCGGCGACGATCCGCCGCCGCCTCGATGCGGACACCGGTCGCGCGGACACGTCCGAGCCCGAGCTGCGGTAGCACCTGACGGCTCGGCGCACCGTTCTCAGCGAGCCGCTCTCAGTGCGCGCTGCCCACGGCGCTGCTCGTCCCCATCGCCTCGCGCGCGGCCTCGATGAGGAAGCGGCGCGCCTGCTGGGCGTCGGGCCCGGTGCCCTCGACCGCGATCTGATCGCCGGCGCCGGGGATCTCGAGCATGTGGTGCTCGGCATCGGCCGCGGCGAGGGCGGCGGCGAGCCGACGGGAGTCCTCGACCAGCTCGTCCCGCTCCCCGCTCACCAGGTGCACCGGCGGCAGAGCGGACAGGTCCCCGAGCAGGGGGCTGAGGCGCGGATCGGTGCGCGGCACCGAGCCGGAGTAGAGGCGGGCGGCGGTCCTGCGCAGCTCGCCCGGCTGCTCCTCGCGCTCGAGGTCCGCCCAGGGCGAGCTGAGCAGCACCGCGGCCGGGGAGTCCACGCCGGAGCCGGCGAGGATCTGCGCGACCGCGAGCGCGAGCCCGGCACCGGCCTCGTCCCCGGAGAGCACCCAGCGCCCCGGCCGGAGCACGGCCCCGGAGGAGAGCGCCTCGAGGGCGTGCAGCACGTCCTGGACCGCGGCCGGGAAGCCGTGGCGCGGGGCGAGGCGGTAGTGGATCATCGCGCCCGCCGCGCCGGAGCGACGTGCGGTCTCCTCCAGGAAGTCCCAGGTCCGAGCGCTCTCGCCGGCCACATAGGAGCCGCCGTGGAGATGGACGATGGTCGCGGTGCTCGCATGCTCCGGATCGATCCAGGTGACCGGCACATGCCCGTGACGGCGCCGCTGGACGCGGGCGGGATCCGCGAGGGCTCGAGAGGGCAGGGACGGCCGCTGCGAGGCCAGGATGCGCAGGGTGCGGACAAGGCTCATGGGGTCATCCTCCCATGGATCGGGCCGCTCCTCGCAGGGTTCCGGGCGCTCCCGGCGGAGGTCAGGACCCGATCTCGTGGTCGACCAGCCGCGGCAGCCCCACCCGGAACCCGGCCACGGCCAGCAGCACCCCGGTCCCGGCCAGGAACCACAGCACCCCCGCGGACGAGCCGGTGGCCCCCAGCAGCATGCCCGCGATGATCGGCCCGAGCGCGGCGAGCAGGTAGCCGATCGGCTGGACCATGCCGGAGAGCCGGGCGGTGATCAGCGGCGACCGGGTGCGGGCGGGCAGCAGGGCGATCGCGGTGGGGAAGGCGAAGCCGCCGACCCCCAGCACGCACGCCCACAGCAGCGGGCTGACGGCCGGGGCGAGCAGGAGCCCGAGGTACCCGATCGCGGTGAGCAGGCCGAAGCCGCCCACGATCCAGGGCAGGCCCGGCACCTTCGCGATCACCGTGGGCATCACCATGCCGCCCACCAGGCCCCATCCTGCGATGACCGCGACCAGCACCCCGGCGCGCGCCGGGCTGATCCCGGCCTCGGTGAGGATCTGCGGGAGCATGCCGAACTGCGTGTAGGCGTTCAGCGACTGCAGGGCGAACATGAGCGTGAGCGCGATGGCGGTGGGCGAGCGCAGCAGCGAACCGGGAACCTCGCCGCGCGGCGGGTCGGGCGGGAAATCGTGCCCCGTGCGGGTCAGCACCACGGCCCACACCACCACCGGCACCGCGACCACCATGCCCCAGACGCGCAGCGAGTCCGTCCAGCCGTCGGCCCCGGATCCTGCCATCGGCACCGCGAGCGCCGACCCGGCGGATCCGCCGAGCGCGAGCGTCACGCTGTACAGCGTCATCAGGCCGACGGTGCGGGTGCCGCCGTGCATCTTGATCCAGGCCGGAACGAGCACGTTGCCCAGCGCCGGCCCCAGCAGGCCCAGCACCGACAGCCCCACGAACAGCGCGAACACCTCGGTGGAGGGGCGCAGCAGGAGGCCGAGGGCGACGACCACGAAGGAGGCGACGACGGTGCCGGTCATCCCGAGCCGTCGCGAGACCGGGACCGCCAGCAGGCCCAGGACGCCGAAGATCAGCGGCGGCAGGGCGGTGAGCAGACCGGCGGCGAAGGGCCCCTGGCCATAGGCGTCGACCACCTCCGACATCAGCGGGCCGACGCTCGTCGCGCCCGGTCGCAGGTTCACGCCGACCACGAGGACGGCGAGCGCCGCGAGCAGCAGGCCGAGGGGGCGCCGGCTCGGACGGGACGGGATGGGGGTGCTCACCCGTCCCTTCTACTCCTCCCGCGGAGACCACGGCCACAGGACGCGGCCGCGGGATGACACGGATCTCACGTCCAGCCCCCGGCCCCGGAGGGACCGCGTCCCGCGTGGGGGCCTACGCTGGAACGCGGTTCGTTCCGCCCTCCTCCGCTCCCCGCTCCCCACGTCGACCGAGGCCCTCGCTCGACGGACCCCAAGGACTCCGATGACCTCCGCAGCAGCCCCTGCCTCCCCGTCCGGCACCGCCGCACCGACCCGCCACCCGGTCGACCAGGTGCCGCCCGTCGGCCGCCTCTCGGTGCTCTCCCTCCAGCACGTGCTGGCCTTCTACGCCGGCGCCGTGATCGTGCCGCTGCTGATCGCCTCGGGCCTGAACCTCACCCCCGAACAGACGATCCACCTCATCAACGCGGACCTGTTCACCTGCGGCATCGCGACCCTGATCCAGTCCGTCGGCTTCTGGAAGGTGGGCGTGCGCCTGCCGATCATCCAGGGCGTGACCACCACGGCCGTGAGCCCGATCATCGCGATCGGCCTCGCCGCGACCGGCGGCGAGGGCGGCGTCGAGGGCCTGCCGATGATCTACGGCTCGATCATCGTGGCGGGCCTGTTCACCTTCCTGGTCGCCCCGTACTTCGCACGGATCCTGCGGTTCTTCCCGCCGGTGGTCATCGGCACCGTGCTGACCACGATGGGCATCACGCTGCTGGGCGTCTCCGCCGGGGACATCACCAACTACGCCGAGGGCACCCCCGCCGCGCGCGACATCCTCTACGCGCTCGGCACCCTCGCGATCATCGTGCTCGTGCAGCGGTTCTTCCGCGGCTTCCTCGGCACGATCGCGGTGCTGCTGGGCCTCGTGATCGGCACCGCGGTGGCCGTGCTCCTGGGCGACACCTCCTTCAGCGGCGTCACCGAGGCCTCCGCCTTCGGGGTCACCACGCCCTTCTACTTCGGCATCCCCACCTTCTCGGCGACCGCGATCATCTCGATGATCATCGTCATGCTGATCACGATGGTGGAGACCACCGGCGACGTCTTCGCCGCGGGCGAGATCGTGGGCAAGCGGATCCGCCCGAAGAACATCTCCGAGGCGATCCGGGCCGACGGCCTCTCCACCCTGCTGGGCGGCGTGCTGAACTCCTTCCCCTACACCTGCTTCGCGCAGAACATCGGCCTGGTGCGCCTGACCCGCGTGAAGTCCCGCTGGGTGGTCGCCGGGGCGGGCGCGATCATGATCGTCCTCGGCGTGCTGCCGAAGGCCGGCGCCGTGGTCGCCGCGATCCCCTCCCCCGTGCTCGGCGGCGCCTCGCTGGCCCTGTTCGCCTCGGTGGCGCTGGTGGGCATCCAGACCCTGTCGAAGGTGGACCTCACCGACAACCGCAACTCCGTCATCGTCGGCACCTCGCTGGGCCTGGCGATGCTGGTGAGCTTCAAGCCCGACATCGCCGGGGTGTTCCCCGCGTGGGCGCAGGTGTTCGTCTCCTCCGGCGTGACCGTCGGCGCGATCACCGCGATCGTGCTCAACCTGGTGTTCTTCCACATCGGCCGCCAGCGCGGCTCCATGGTCACCACCACCGCCGCCGGCCGACGGATCGGCATCGTGGACGTGGGCGAGATGGACCGCGAGACCTTCGTGGGCACCTTCGGCTCCCTGTTCAACGGGGCGACCTGGCCGCTCGAGCGGGCCTGGGAGTCGCGGCCCTTCGAGGACGCCCCCGCCCTGCGTGCAGCGATCGAGGACGCGGTGCTCACCGCGGAGCGCGCCGAGCAGGACGACCTGGTGCGCGCCTACCCGGATATGGCCACCCTGGTCACGGCCGACGAGGAGCAGGCCGGGTCGATCAGCCAGGACGTGGGCTCCTTCGCCCTGGAGAACCTCACCGACGAGGACGTCCTCGCGGTGCGGGACCTCTCCGCCCGGTACGAGGAGAAGTTCGCGATGCCCTTCGTCGCGTTCCTGGGCCGCACCGACTCCTTCGCGAAGATCATCGAGGACGGCGTGCGCCGCCTGGACCACTCCCCCGAGCACGAGCGCCGCGTGGCGCTCACCGAGGTCGCCGAGATCGCCGGGGACCGCTTCGGGATCATGGTCGCCGACGCCAACCCCGTCGGCACCGCCTGGATCCGGAAGTTCGAGTCGCTGCAGTAGGTCCTTGACCGCACCCCCACCCGGGTCAGGGCGACCAGAGCGACGAAGCGGGGGGAATGGCTGGTCCATTCCCCCCGCTTCGTCACGCCGGCGCAGCCCAGCAGGGCTCAGTGCTCGACGGTGGCCTTCTCGGAGCCGGCACCGGTCATGGAGCGCACCTCCATCTCGGCCTGCTTGAGCTCATTGCGCTCCGGCGAGGTCACCGAGCCGAGCCAGCCGAGGAAGAAGCCCAGCGGCACCGACACGATCGCCGGGTTCGTCAGCGGGAACCAGGCGAAGTCGGCGCCGGGGATCATCGCCTTCTCCGCGCCGGAGACCACCGGCGAGAACGCGATGAGCACGATCGCGCTGATCAGGCCGCCATAGATGCTCCACAGGGAGCCGCGGGTGTTGAACCGCTTCCAGTACAGCGAGTACAGGATCGAGGGCAGGTTCGCGCTGGCCGCGATCGCGAAGGCGAGGGAGACCAGGAAGGCGACGTTCTGCTCGGCGGCGAGGATGCCGCCCACGATCGAGACCGCACCGATCACCAGGGCGGTGCGCCGCGCGACCTTGATCTCCTTCTTGGGGTCGGCCTCGCCGTTCTTCAGCACGCCGTTGTAGATGTCGTGCGCGAAGCTGGCAGAGGCGGTGATCGTCAGCCCTGCGACCACCGCGAGGATCGTCGCGAAGGCCACCGCGGAGATGATGCCCATCAGCACGGTGCCGCCGACGGCGTAGGCCAGGGCGGGGGCGGCCGAGTTCGAGCCGCCGGGCAGCTCCCCGATGGTGTCCACACCGACCATGTACGCGGCGGCGAAGCCGAGCACGAGGGTGCACAGGTAGAAGAATCCGATCAGGGCGATCGCCCAGACCACCGAGCGTCGGGCCTCCTTCGCCGTGGGCACGGTGTAGAAGCGCATGAGCACGTGCGGCAGCCCGGCCGCGCCGAACACCAGCGCGATCGCGAGGGAGACGAAGCCGAGCTTCGAGGAGCCCGAGGTGCCGTACTGCAGCATCGGCTCGAGGATCGCGGACCCGTCGGGATGGGAATCCACCGCCCGGCCGAGCACGGCCGAGAGGTTGAAGCCGTTCAGCGCCAGGATCCACACGGTCGTGACGCCGACGGCGGTGATCAGCAGGATCGCCTTGATGATCTGCACCCAGGTGGTGCCCTTCATGCCGCCGATGAGCACGTAGGCGATCATCACCACGCCCACCACGGCGATCACGAGCGACTGGCCCACGCGGCCCTCGATGCCGATGAGCAGCGAGACCAGGGCGCCGGCGCCGGCCATCTGGGCGAGCAGGTAGAAGAAGGTGACCGCGAGGGTGGAGGTCGCGGCGGCGGTGCGCACGGGACGCTGCCGCATCCGGAAGCTGAGGACGTCCGCCATCGTGTACTTGCCGGTGTTCCGCAGCGGCTCGGCGACCAGCAGCAGCGCCACCAGCCAGGCCACGAGGAAGCCGACGGAGTAGAGCAGGCCGTCGTAGCCGTACAGCGCGACCGCGCCGACGATGCCGAGGAACGAGGCGGCGGAGAGGTAGTCGCCGGCGATGGCGATGCCGTTCTGCCGCCCGGAGAAGGCGCGGCCGCCGTGGTAGAAGTCGCTGGCCGACGTGGTGGTCCGCGAGACGCGGATGACGACCACGAGGGTCACCACCACGAAGACGAGGAAGATCGAGATGTTCAGGATCGGGTTGCCGAACTCCATCAGAGATCACCCTCCAGCTCGGCGCGGATCCGGGAGGAGATCGGATCCAGCGACTTGTTCGCGTGACGGATGTACAGCCAGGTGATCAGGAAGGTCATGGCGAACTGGCTGAACCCGAGGATGATCCCGAGGTTCAGGTTGCCGATGATCTGCAGGGACATGAAGCCCTCGGCGTAGGTCGAGAGCAGCACGTACGCCAGGTACCAGACCAGGAAGGCGACGGTCATCGGGATCGCGAAGCCGCGGAAGCTGCGGCGCAGGCGGCCGAACTCCTCGGACTGCTGCACGGCGAGGAACTGCTCGGCGGTGGGTGAGGTCGGGTCGACCCCGGCCGATGTCGGCTCCGGGGACGCGTTGGGGGACGCGGGTGACGAGGTGGTCACGGGCACAACTCCTTCGTTCTGCGGGGACCTGCTGCGAGGTGCGGGCACCTCATTCGGAGAGACAGTAGCAGTCATGACGCAGGCCACACAGGGTTTCGGGCGAGACCGCGACCAGGGCCGATACGGGCAGGCGGGCGACGGCGGCCGAGTTTCGATCCGCATCCGCTGGTGACGCCGGGCGCGATGGTGGAGATTTCGAGCTGGTGGATCCGCGGTCCCTCCGGAGGGCGCGACCGACGGGCCGGGCATGTCGCTCGCGGCCCTCG is part of the Brachybacterium ginsengisoli genome and encodes:
- a CDS encoding DUF485 domain-containing protein → MTTSSPASPNASPEPTSAGVDPTSPTAEQFLAVQQSEEFGRLRRSFRGFAIPMTVAFLVWYLAYVLLSTYAEGFMSLQIIGNLNLGIILGFSQFAMTFLITWLYIRHANKSLDPISSRIRAELEGDL
- a CDS encoding alpha/beta hydrolase, with product MSLVRTLRILASQRPSLPSRALADPARVQRRRHGHVPVTWIDPEHASTATIVHLHGGSYVAGESARTWDFLEETARRSGAAGAMIHYRLAPRHGFPAAVQDVLHALEALSSGAVLRPGRWVLSGDEAGAGLALAVAQILAGSGVDSPAAVLLSSPWADLEREEQPGELRRTAARLYSGSVPRTDPRLSPLLGDLSALPPVHLVSGERDELVEDSRRLAAALAAADAEHHMLEIPGAGDQIAVEGTGPDAQQARRFLIEAAREAMGTSSAVGSAH
- a CDS encoding serine/threonine protein kinase is translated as MADVIVGRFALIDLIAKGGSGSVWRAWDSKTEKLCAAKVLRQRDSADLMRFVREKGVSFDHPHLLTPYGWGAEDEHVVIAMPLVSGGTLESVVKKKGRLAEPAVVVILDQLLDGLSHIHAEGWIHRDVKPANIMFEARGNAFPASRLADFGIAVHETDVRFTHVGMVNGTPGYMAPELFSMAEPAPSHDLYAAGVVAMVALNGPIKLHDGSFRPEELNQHLQGVTPKLSAVIRRLVAAQPEDRYQDADSVRRDLPRVPRGYPLTHADGTPLQFVDTLEPMPANAPGASRPQRPAATSSGPSMEAIRSGRVQQGFSSPSASPQTGPQWAQQTPPQAAGAPQPQGAGSPPSAPFTPHPYTRTQTTTGSTGQNQSSRRSTMIAIVLGSASALVLGALVAIILLAVFNNPSAAAPLDEGGGAVSGVVASSGEVDGGSGLVPGASDGEGPATS
- a CDS encoding solute symporter family protein → MEFGNPILNISIFLVFVVVTLVVVIRVSRTTTSASDFYHGGRAFSGRQNGIAIAGDYLSAASFLGIVGAVALYGYDGLLYSVGFLVAWLVALLLVAEPLRNTGKYTMADVLSFRMRQRPVRTAAATSTLAVTFFYLLAQMAGAGALVSLLIGIEGRVGQSLVIAVVGVVMIAYVLIGGMKGTTWVQIIKAILLITAVGVTTVWILALNGFNLSAVLGRAVDSHPDGSAILEPMLQYGTSGSSKLGFVSLAIALVFGAAGLPHVLMRFYTVPTAKEARRSVVWAIALIGFFYLCTLVLGFAAAYMVGVDTIGELPGGSNSAAPALAYAVGGTVLMGIISAVAFATILAVVAGLTITASASFAHDIYNGVLKNGEADPKKEIKVARRTALVIGAVSIVGGILAAEQNVAFLVSLAFAIAASANLPSILYSLYWKRFNTRGSLWSIYGGLISAIVLIAFSPVVSGAEKAMIPGADFAWFPLTNPAIVSVPLGFFLGWLGSVTSPERNELKQAEMEVRSMTGAGSEKATVEH
- a CDS encoding MFS transporter, with the protein product MSTPIPSRPSRRPLGLLLAALAVLVVGVNLRPGATSVGPLMSEVVDAYGQGPFAAGLLTALPPLIFGVLGLLAVPVSRRLGMTGTVVASFVVVALGLLLRPSTEVFALFVGLSVLGLLGPALGNVLVPAWIKMHGGTRTVGLMTLYSVTLALGGSAGSALAVPMAGSGADGWTDSLRVWGMVVAVPVVVWAVVLTRTGHDFPPDPPRGEVPGSLLRSPTAIALTLMFALQSLNAYTQFGMLPQILTEAGISPARAGVLVAVIAGWGLVGGMVMPTVIAKVPGLPWIVGGFGLLTAIGYLGLLLAPAVSPLLWACVLGVGGFAFPTAIALLPARTRSPLITARLSGMVQPIGYLLAALGPIIAGMLLGATGSSAGVLWFLAGTGVLLAVAGFRVGLPRLVDHEIGS
- a CDS encoding solute carrier family 23 protein, whose protein sequence is MTSAAAPASPSGTAAPTRHPVDQVPPVGRLSVLSLQHVLAFYAGAVIVPLLIASGLNLTPEQTIHLINADLFTCGIATLIQSVGFWKVGVRLPIIQGVTTTAVSPIIAIGLAATGGEGGVEGLPMIYGSIIVAGLFTFLVAPYFARILRFFPPVVIGTVLTTMGITLLGVSAGDITNYAEGTPAARDILYALGTLAIIVLVQRFFRGFLGTIAVLLGLVIGTAVAVLLGDTSFSGVTEASAFGVTTPFYFGIPTFSATAIISMIIVMLITMVETTGDVFAAGEIVGKRIRPKNISEAIRADGLSTLLGGVLNSFPYTCFAQNIGLVRLTRVKSRWVVAGAGAIMIVLGVLPKAGAVVAAIPSPVLGGASLALFASVALVGIQTLSKVDLTDNRNSVIVGTSLGLAMLVSFKPDIAGVFPAWAQVFVSSGVTVGAITAIVLNLVFFHIGRQRGSMVTTTAAGRRIGIVDVGEMDRETFVGTFGSLFNGATWPLERAWESRPFEDAPALRAAIEDAVLTAERAEQDDLVRAYPDMATLVTADEEQAGSISQDVGSFALENLTDEDVLAVRDLSARYEEKFAMPFVAFLGRTDSFAKIIEDGVRRLDHSPEHERRVALTEVAEIAGDRFGIMVADANPVGTAWIRKFESLQ
- a CDS encoding serine hydrolase domain-containing protein → MPETSLTSPATRSATRSDAPAAALVDALPAPVLATIAGLFETAVAEHRTSGVTWAIIGGHGHDQAVLAHGAAGHRQLDGGRPAEGTGPMDRATVSRIASMTKSFTAATILALRDEGRLSLEDPISAHVPEAAGAFDLAPDEREPTLRQLLTMSAGLVTDNPWGDRQEAMTREEFAATLRGGLGHVHQVGSGFEYSNTGFALLGRVIDEVTGSDYASEIRRRFLAPLGLDATGWSAEEIDEQHLATGHRLADRTDATRFEPVPLDSPGVYGAMAGLFSTVDDVAAWARFLAAADAPDAASREAGPLATASRREMQQLHRHHPLPALPADFEDPALLSPGFERVRGYGFGLVVEHFPDLGDVVSHSGGYPGYGSFMVWHRDSGVGVVALANSKYAPATSLSMQALRLLQRELPALLARRPLEAAPRTLEAGDAALTWLHGGEEAVADSWFADTMDLDVSRAERRRRLEAALATAGLEASAIAALRAQDAEVLSRARLRWTVRGSGTTAAGHPLSLRIELLMDPRGSALIQSLDTIAVAVG